One Candidatus Nitrotoga arctica genomic window, GGTAGAACAAATTCAACTGGAACAAATGACGGCGGCAACCCAAGTTGGGATTCCAAAAATTTTCCGCGATGGGCCGGATACTCCCGAAATGGTGGTGATACCGGCAGGTAGTTATCGTATGGGGGAAGTATCTGACAAACATAAGGTTACCATTGCTCACCCTTTTGCGGTAGGAAAATACACTATCACAGTGGCGGAATGGAAGCGTTTTGTCGTGTCCGGCGAGACTACCTATTCCCCTGTAGATAACGGTTGGACAGGTGACAATCTGCCAGTGACCAATGTTAATTTTATTCATGCGCAAGCCTATGTGCGCTGGCTATCGACAAAGACGGGCAAGACCTATCGCTTGTTGTCAGAGGCTGAATGGGAATACGCGTGCCGCGCCGGATCGGTGACGGAATATTACTGGGGCGATGAGCTTGGCAAAAACAACTGCAACTGCCAAGACAGCAAAAGTGAATGGAGTTGTAAGCGTGCCTCGCCAGTAGGTAGTTTTGCGCCTAACGCATTTGGCTTGCATGATATGCTAGGAAACGTCTGGGAATGGGTGGAGGATACATGGCATGATACATACAGTGGGGCTCCAACAGATGGCAAGGCTTGGTCGTCTTGCGGTGCAATAAGCACCCTTAGCAATCAGGAATGGCGAGTGCTGCGTGGTGGTTCATGGATCATTGATCCGAGGGACGCGCGCTCCGCCGTTCGCTTCATGAGCGATCAGTCGAGTCGTAACTCTTACACAGGGTTTCGTATTGCCAGAACATTACCGTGAGGTGGTAGCGTAGTTTATCGAAGACTGTTTTGGCTGGATGAGTCATTGACCTGACGTTCAAAGTGAGGCATCTGGGAAGAAGCTAGTAAAAACCAAACATTCATATTCAAAACAACGGCCTGCAACCTGGTCAGATGAAGCGATTACTGGCAGAAACAACCCAGTAATCTGCGAAAGCAAAGACAGAAAATGCTGGAAATTTCCAGACAGTATAAAAAATATCACTGCAAATCAATTTCATAGTGGGAGCGACTTGAGAGATAATAACGCCGCATTGCGCGGCGTTATATGTCGATATATGGGTTACCGACTTAACCGGTTTGACACCGGTGAAATACTCACTTCAAATTGTATTTATTGCAGTCTCGATAAGCGTCTCCCAAATGGTTTACGTTCTGATCTTACCCAGTCCTAATGTTTACTTTTATACACTCAACTGTATGCAAATACAAGCTGCTTTAAAGCTGAGTATTAAAATTCAACCATATCAAAATCTTCCTTACGCGCCCCGCATTCCGGGCAAATCCAGTTTATAGGCACATCTTCCCAACGCGTGCCGGGCAAGATGCCATCTTCTGGAGAGCCAGTGGCTTCATCGTACAGCCAGCCGCAAATAAGGCACATATAGGTTTTATATTCAGGGTTCGGGGTCATGGTGAGTAATTTCAGTTAAAATTGCATTTTTATTTTGTATTTTACAATGACACTTACTGCCATGTCTGACATCCCGCCTATTGTTCTTACTTTTGGTGCAACAGATCCCAGCGGGGGAGCAGGTTTGCAGGCCGATATTCTGACTATTGCCAGCATGGGCTGTCATCCCTTGTCCGTTGTGACAGCAGTCACGGTACAGGACACGGGTGGAGTAGATGACATCTTTCCAATTGATGCTGAGTGGGTATCTGACCAGGCACGCGCAGTGCTGGAAGACATGCCCGTGGCGGCATTCAAAATCGGTCTGCTGGGCAGCGTAGAGAACATTGCGGCAATTGCTGAAGTGATCTCAGATTATCCCGATATTCCATTGGTATTTGACCCGGTGCTGGCATCCGGCCGCGGCGATGAACTGGCCGATGAGGACATGTTGGACGCACTGCGTGAATTGTTATTGCCGCAGACCACTATCTTGACACCGAATAGCATAGAGGCACGCCGCCTCATTCAAGATGAGGATAATGACGAAGATAACCCCGACCTGGCCGAGTGTGCCAAGCGCATCGTGCAGCTCGGTTGTGAATATGTGCTTGTGACTGGCACACACGAGCATACGCCCAAAGTAATTAACACTCTTTACGGCGAGAACGGTCTAGTACGTAGCGATAGCTGGGCGCGTCTGTCAGGCATTTATCATGGCTCCGGCTGCACCCTGGCCTCGGCCATTGCCTCTTTGCTGGCCAACGGACTGTCGATGAATGAAGCGGTGAAAGAGGCTCAGGAGTTCACTTGGCAGGCATTGCAATATGCCTTCCGCCCCGGCATGGGACAGCACATTCCAGATCGTTTATTTTGGGCCCGTGATGACGAAGAGGATGAATCCAGCGTACGTCATTAAAGGCGTTTACGCCATTACGCCCGACTGCGCTGACACTACAGATTTGCTGCATCGCGTGCGACTGGCACTGGCAGGCGAAGTACGGGTTCTGCAGTATCGCAATAAATCAGCGAATACTGCGCAGCGACTTGAGCAGGCTCACGCCTTACGCAAACTGACGCGTGAATTTACCATACCGTTTATTGTAAATGACGATGCACAACTGGCAGCGCAGGTAGATGCAGACGGCGTGCATTTAGGTATAGCGGATGGGAGCGTTGATACGGCGCGTGCCACACTGGGCATACATAAAATCATCGGCGTTTCTTGCTATAACCGTCTATCACTGGCTCAAAATGCAGTTCATGCAGGTGCGGATTACGTGGCATTCGGAGCATTTTTTCCTTCAACCATAAAGCCCAACGCTGAAGTGGCAGATATTGAGCTATTGCAGCAGGCGCGCGCCGAACTTCCCATACCACTGGTAGCAATAGGCGGCATCACACTGAACAATGCCGCATCGTTAGTACATGCCGGTGCAGATGCGCTGGCGGTGATTTCGGCTTTATTTGCCGCGGAAGACATTACGGTGACAGCAAAAAAATTGTCCACGTTATTTAATTCAAGTCGATTCGAAGATAATAGAAATTAGAAACATCTAGTCATCCATCAAAGACTTCCAGAGGTGTTCTTAGCTCAGTACATTGCTCAGTACATTTGATTCTTAGATTCGGTTTCATTCAGGTTATGCTTACTTATTTACCCTGCGCCAACGCCATTGCTTTCTGAAAATACTTAAATGCCTCGTCCGGTTGGTGCAATTTTTCAGACAAATGACCAAGCGTAGTATACGCAACGCTGCTGGGTACAATGCTGTTGCTGGCATCCAGATAGTTTTGAGCTTTACTCCATAGCCCTTGATGCAAACACAGCTTCCCCAGCACCAGCAATAATCCGGCATCGTCCGGATGCTGCTTGAGCCAATGCTCTGCCTGTTCAATATGGCTTCCTGCTTCGCCCGTCAGGCATTCCCCATAGAGCATTACCAAATCGCTATCCCATGCCGCGTTCAGTCTGTCAGTGATAATCTGCCTTGCGTTACGACAATCCCCTTGATGGATGAAAGCACGCGCCGCCGCTGCTACAACTTTAGGGCGCCTTTTGAACTCGCCAGGGGTGCTTTTCCAAATGGCCAGCAACGCGGGAGCATCCAGCGTGTGTGCGCGGATTTTTTCCAGCCAAGCTTGCTGGCGTATCTGCGCAACAGCGACGCTGTCCATTGCACTGCGCTTTTCCAATTGATCTACAACATCCAGTATTGCGTCCCAATTTCGCGCCTGTTGCTGTGCCCTAAGCTCAAGATGAAGCGCGCCAACATGTCCTTTTACTCCGCTCTCGCGCAACTCTTTCAGCGATTGAAGCGCGGCTTGAGGCTGATGTTGATCGAGATTAAATTTGGCTTGCGCCATCCAGCGCATGGTGGATACACCTGCCGACTCATTATCGGCTGAAGCCAGGTAAGCATCTCGCCTCTCGAATTCACGTAGCTCATGCGCTGCACGTGCCGCAATGACAGGGTTGAGGCCGGAACTTTCACCTAATTCCATCGCGCGTACCGCAGCCTTTTCCGCCACCGCAAAGCGCCCTTCGAAGAACGCGTCAAGCGCTTCCATCATGGCTGACCGACCTTTCCTGTGAGCACGTTCAATGCGGAACTGGCGCACGTAAGCGGGAAGGCGAACGGCGGACAGCGCCAAGCGTACGGTAAAATATCCCAGCACAAACAGGGCTAACATCATCAGTACAAACAAGGTGAGCGACACCTCAATACGATAGGGCGGATACACTAGCAACACGTAGCCGGGATTGTGTGCCGCCAACTTCAGCGCCACGGCCAGCGAGAATAATCCCAATAGCCACACCAGGAATTTCATCGCAACCCCTTGCCCAGCGAGGAACGATAGTTACGCGCCGCTTCCAGACTCGCACTAACATCCGGCATTTCAATGTTTATGCTGGACTCCCGCAGCTTCTGCAAGGTCGTTACAGCCCGCGCCCCACTGGTGGATTTGGCATCAAAATAACGCACTATCCATTCCTGCGCCAACTGCAGATCATGTCTAAAGCTCTTTTGGTCGCGCGACAACAAGCCAAGACGTGCTGACAATAGGCGTAACTTCAGGTTTTCGCGCAAAAAGAACGTTTGTGTAGGCGACAATAGTGGCAACTCACGCTTTTGCATATTTTCGATGCGAACCAAGCGCTTCATGTCTTCCCAGATTTCGCGCATTAGCCT contains:
- a CDS encoding formylglycine-generating enzyme family protein; amino-acid sequence: MSNEQHEDHIKNSDSGGESPVKTAAALLLESDMDCYLTVNGDDQGELNKNTPRRFFLSAGNHLINAVTPDGLVEKEWVQASNDKEVAHLIYLAEEHAQAQAKLREQKEALKGPLGIEGSSVEQIQLEQMTAATQVGIPKIFRDGPDTPEMVVIPAGSYRMGEVSDKHKVTIAHPFAVGKYTITVAEWKRFVVSGETTYSPVDNGWTGDNLPVTNVNFIHAQAYVRWLSTKTGKTYRLLSEAEWEYACRAGSVTEYYWGDELGKNNCNCQDSKSEWSCKRASPVGSFAPNAFGLHDMLGNVWEWVEDTWHDTYSGAPTDGKAWSSCGAISTLSNQEWRVLRGGSWIIDPRDARSAVRFMSDQSSRNSYTGFRIARTLP
- a CDS encoding heme biosynthesis HemY N-terminal domain-containing protein, producing the protein MKFLVWLLGLFSLAVALKLAAHNPGYVLLVYPPYRIEVSLTLFVLMMLALFVLGYFTVRLALSAVRLPAYVRQFRIERAHRKGRSAMMEALDAFFEGRFAVAEKAAVRAMELGESSGLNPVIAARAAHELREFERRDAYLASADNESAGVSTMRWMAQAKFNLDQHQPQAALQSLKELRESGVKGHVGALHLELRAQQQARNWDAILDVVDQLEKRSAMDSVAVAQIRQQAWLEKIRAHTLDAPALLAIWKSTPGEFKRRPKVVAAAARAFIHQGDCRNARQIITDRLNAAWDSDLVMLYGECLTGEAGSHIEQAEHWLKQHPDDAGLLLVLGKLCLHQGLWSKAQNYLDASNSIVPSSVAYTTLGHLSEKLHQPDEAFKYFQKAMALAQGK
- a CDS encoding rubredoxin — translated: MTPNPEYKTYMCLICGWLYDEATGSPEDGILPGTRWEDVPINWICPECGARKEDFDMVEF
- the thiD gene encoding bifunctional hydroxymethylpyrimidine kinase/phosphomethylpyrimidine kinase, translated to MSDIPPIVLTFGATDPSGGAGLQADILTIASMGCHPLSVVTAVTVQDTGGVDDIFPIDAEWVSDQARAVLEDMPVAAFKIGLLGSVENIAAIAEVISDYPDIPLVFDPVLASGRGDELADEDMLDALRELLLPQTTILTPNSIEARRLIQDEDNDEDNPDLAECAKRIVQLGCEYVLVTGTHEHTPKVINTLYGENGLVRSDSWARLSGIYHGSGCTLASAIASLLANGLSMNEAVKEAQEFTWQALQYAFRPGMGQHIPDRLFWARDDEEDESSVRH
- the thiE gene encoding thiamine phosphate synthase, producing MNPAYVIKGVYAITPDCADTTDLLHRVRLALAGEVRVLQYRNKSANTAQRLEQAHALRKLTREFTIPFIVNDDAQLAAQVDADGVHLGIADGSVDTARATLGIHKIIGVSCYNRLSLAQNAVHAGADYVAFGAFFPSTIKPNAEVADIELLQQARAELPIPLVAIGGITLNNAASLVHAGADALAVISALFAAEDITVTAKKLSTLFNSSRFEDNRN